One stretch of Carassius gibelio isolate Cgi1373 ecotype wild population from Czech Republic chromosome B1, carGib1.2-hapl.c, whole genome shotgun sequence DNA includes these proteins:
- the LOC127948342 gene encoding UPF0687 protein C20orf27 homolog — translation MATGRKSSTSKGGVHFTDDNEDIPINKSCDEKLQDKVIAALLEPDGAYLVKVGFLRIHHKYEIIFSLPQIPTLGKDVCLSPALRSTAKPRLRATRITPRPEGGVRVVCEYISQQEGVVQEELTLLNRSRRDSSVRVRLQARVMDRHHGTPMLLEGVHCVGEEKHRK, via the exons ATGGCAACAGGAAGGAAAA GCTCCACTTCAAAAGGTGGAGTACATTTCACCGATGACAATGAAGACATTCCCATTAACAAAAGCTGTGATGAAAAGCTTCAGGATAAAGTCATTGCAGCGCTACTAGAACCTGATGGTGCATATCTTGTTAAG GTGGGATTTTTAAGGATCCATCACAAATATGAAATCATCTTTTCTTTGCCGCAAATCCCAACACTAGGCAAAGATGTCTGCCTTTCTCCCGCACTCCGCAGTACTGCAAAACCACGACTACGTGCAACACGCATTACACCACGCCCTGAGG GGGGAGTGAGGGTGGTTTGTGAGTACATCTCCCAGCAGGAGGGAGTGGTGCAAGAGGAACTCACCCTGCTCAACAGAAGCAGAAGGGACAGCAGTGTCCGAGTTCGATTACAGGCCAGAGTCATGG aTCGTCACCACGGAACACCAATGTTGCTCGAAGGAGTGCATTGTGTTGGTgaagaaaaacacagaaaataa